A single genomic interval of Canis lupus dingo isolate Sandy chromosome 6, ASM325472v2, whole genome shotgun sequence harbors:
- the AP5Z1 gene encoding AP-5 complex subunit zeta-1 isoform X4: MLNRCILTKRGIQDEELQKFCSRVVKLLQKEELGPDAVDALQRLFLIVSATKYKRKLEKTCVDLLQTTLCAPKCPEQLQLLCTAILRERSPSDDLNLSCDHVQNSRQLSLVASVLLAQGDKKEEVRSVGQRAFRVLESRQPEGPSLRHLLPVVSKVTHLAPHTLHEDQTNLLSKRLVDWLRYASVQQGVPHTSGGFFSAPRARQPGPVTEVDGAVATDFFTVLSTGQHFTEDQWLNVQAFSMLRAWLLHSSPRGPSSPDTDDKSELEGSTLSVLSATSTASHLLPPQERLREKAFEYCQRLIEQSTRRALRKGDSDLQKACLVEAVLLLDVLCRQDPSFLYRTLSCLKALHARLCGDPARVRALLPIAQFFLNHGEAAAVDSEAILQHLFTRIPCELFHSPMLAFEFVCFCRDSLPVFGRNLDILRRSFPNLFKLLAWNSPALTSEFVALLPSLVDSGTAVEMLHALLDLPCLTAALDLQLRLSPAAAERPLWDVSLRNPSCLEASRDPQFQGLLQHLLRATASGTTERLAPLHQLLQPLASLTRVVQCAEAVPTLLQAFFSAVTQFADGALSNQLALLLLERSDSLYQVPQYEAHVHRVLSSQFLVLCARHPSLVVELAKELLEFVGSVSSVHSRETMLTAVVWAVGEYLSVSWDRRCTVEQINRFFEALEALLFEVTQSRPSATLPKCPPRVITVLMTTLTKLASRSQDLIPRVSLFLSKMRSLAQNPAPSSDRCGEDAGAVCTRAAELLTLLKMPSVAQFVLTPSAEVSEPRYHRDTNTALPLALRTVSRLVEKEAGLLLG; encoded by the exons ATGCTCAATAGATGCATCTTAACTAAACG AGGGATCCAGGATGAGGAGCTGCAGAAATTTTGTTCCCGGGTCGTTAAGCTGCTGCAGAAGGAGGAACTGGGTCCCGACGCTGTAGACGCCCTGCAGAGGCTCTTCCTCATTGTGTCAGCCACGAAATACAAGAGGAA GCTGGAGAAGACCTGCGTGGACCTGCTACAGACCACACTCTGCGCGCCCAAGTGCCCCGAGCAGCTCCAGCTTCTCTGCACTGCCATCCTGAGAGAGAGGTCACCCTCTGATGACCTGAACCTGTCCTGTGACCACGTCCAGAACAGCCGGCAGCTGAGCCTGGTGGCCTCTGTGCTCTTGGCCCAG GGTGACAAAAAGGAAGAGGTCAGAAGCGTGGGCCAGCGCGCCTTCAGAGTCCTTGAGAGCCGGCAGCCCGAGGGGCCCAGTCTGAGGCACCTGCTCCCGGTTGTGTCCAAGGTCACCCACCTGGCCCCGCACACCCTCCATGAAG ACCAGACCAACCTGCTCAGCAAGAGGCTGGTGGACTGGCTTCGCTATGCGAGCGTCCAGCAAGGGGTCCCACACACTTCCGGAGGCTTCTTCTCTGCACCCAGAGCCCGGCAG CCAGGCCCTGTCACCGAGGTAGATGGAGCGGTGGCCACAGATTTCTTCACTGTGCTGTCCACGGGCCAGCACTTCACAGAGGACCAGTGGCTGAATGTGCAGGCCTTCTCCATGCTCCGGGCATGGCTGCTACAcagcagcccccggggccccagcaGCCCCGACACAG ACGACAAGTCGGAGCTGGAGGGCTCCACCCTGTCTGTGCTGTCGGCCACCTCCACCGCCAGCCACCTGCTGCCACCCCAGGAGCGGCTGAGGGAGAAGGCCTTCGAGTACTGCCAGCGCCTCATCGAGCAGAGCACGCGGC GAGCCCTGCGGAAGGGGGACTCGGACCTGCAGAAAGCC TGCCTGGTGGAGGCTGTGCTGCTGCTGGACGTGCTCTGTCGGCAGGACCCGTCCTTCCTGTACCGCACACTGTCCTGCCTGAAGGCCCTGCACGCACGGCTGTGCGGGGACCCGGCCCGGGTGCGGGCGCTGCTGCCCATCGCGCAGTTCTTCCTGAACCATG GGGAGGCGGCCGCCGTGGACTCAGAAGCCATCCTCCAGCACCTGTTCACCAGGATACCCTGCGAGCTCTTCCACAGCCCCATGCTGGCTTTCGAGTTTGTCTGCTTCTGCAGGGACAGCCTTCCCGTGTTTGGCAGGAACCTTGACATTCTCAGACGGAGCTTCCCCAACCTCTTCAAG CTCCTGGCCTGGAACAGCCCAGCCCTCACCTCAGAGTTCGTGGCACTCTTGCCATCACTGGTGGACTCGGGCACGGCCGTGGAAATGCTCCACGCGCTGCTGGACCTGCCCTGTCTCACTGCGGCCTTGGACCTGCAGCTCAG GCTGTCACCAGCTGCAGCCGAAAGACCACTGTGGGATGTCTCCCTCAGGAACCCTAGCTGCCTGGAGGCCTCCCGGGACCCACAGTTCCAGGGTCTCCTCCAGCACCTGCTGCGTGCCACGGCCAGTGGAACCACGGAGAG GTTGGCGCCGCTCCACCAGCTGCTGCAGCCCCTGGCCAGCCTCACCCGGGTGGTGCAGTGCGCCGAGGCCGTGCCCACCCTGCTCCAGGCCTTCTTCTCAGCTGTGACCCAG TTTGCTGATGGGGCCTTGAGCAACCAGCTGGCActgctgctcctggagagaagcgACTCCCTTTACCAGGTCCCCCAGTATGAGGCCCATGTGCACAG GGTGCTGAGCTCACAGTTCCTGGTCCTGTGTGCGCGGCACCCATCACTGGTGGTCGAGCTGGCTAAGGAGCTGCTGGAGTTCGTGGGGAGTGTGAGCAGCGTCCACAGCAGAGAGACCATGCTCACGGCTGTG GTGTGGGCTGTCGGCGAGTATCTGTCCGTGTCCTGGGACCGTCGGTGTACTGTGGAGCAGATCAACCGATTCTTTGAGGCCCTTGAGGCCCTGCTCTTCGAAGTCACCCAGTCCCGCCCATCTGCCACCCTTCCCAAGTGCCCCCCACGGGTCATCACAGTGCTCATGACCACACTGACCAAGCTGGCCTCCCGGAGCCAAGACCTGATTCCCAG GGTCTCTCTGTTCCTGTCAAAGATGAGGAGCCTGGCCCAGAACCCAGCCCCGAGCTCCGACCGCTGTGGGGAGGACGCGGGGGCTGTCTGCACACGGGCCGCCGAGCTGCTTACCCTGCTGAAAATGCCCAGCGTGGCCCAGTTCGTGCTCACGCCCAGTGCTGAGGTGTCAGAGCCTCGCTACCACCGTGACACCAACACGgctctgcccctggccctgcgCACCGTCAGTCGCCTGGTGGAGAAGGAGGCAGGCCTCCTGCTGGGGTGA
- the AP5Z1 gene encoding AP-5 complex subunit zeta-1 isoform X2 — translation MTPRHLNSRASLCLGGIQDEELQKFCSRVVKLLQKEELGPDAVDALQRLFLIVSATKYKRKLEKTCVDLLQTTLCAPKCPEQLQLLCTAILRERSPSDDLNLSCDHVQNSRQLSLVASVLLAQGDKKEEVRSVGQRAFRVLESRQPEGPSLRHLLPVVSKVTHLAPHTLHEDQTNLLSKRLVDWLRYASVQQGVPHTSGGFFSAPRARQPGPVTEVDGAVATDFFTVLSTGQHFTEDQWLNVQAFSMLRAWLLHSSPRGPSSPDTDDKSELEGSTLSVLSATSTASHLLPPQERLREKAFEYCQRLIEQSTRRALRKGDSDLQKACLVEAVLLLDVLCRQDPSFLYRTLSCLKALHARLCGDPARVRALLPIAQFFLNHGEAAAVDSEAILQHLFTRIPCELFHSPMLAFEFVCFCRDSLPVFGRNLDILRRSFPNLFKLLAWNSPALTSEFVALLPSLVDSGTAVEMLHALLDLPCLTAALDLQLRLSPAAAERPLWDVSLRNPSCLEASRDPQFQGLLQHLLRATASGTTERLAPLHQLLQPLASLTRVVQCAEAVPTLLQAFFSAVTQFADGALSNQLALLLLERSDSLYQVPQYEAHVHRVLSSQFLVLCARHPSLVVELAKELLEFVGSVSSVHSRETMLTAVVWAVGEYLSVSWDRRCTVEQINRFFEALEALLFEVTQSRPSATLPKCPPRVITVLMTTLTKLASRSQDLIPRVSLFLSKMRSLAQNPAPSSDRCGEDAGAVCTRAAELLTLLKMPSVAQFVLTPSAEVSEPRYHRDTNTALPLALRTVSRLVEKEAGLLLG, via the exons ATGACCCCTCGCCATCTAAATTCCCGTGCCTCCCTCTGTCTCGG AGGGATCCAGGATGAGGAGCTGCAGAAATTTTGTTCCCGGGTCGTTAAGCTGCTGCAGAAGGAGGAACTGGGTCCCGACGCTGTAGACGCCCTGCAGAGGCTCTTCCTCATTGTGTCAGCCACGAAATACAAGAGGAA GCTGGAGAAGACCTGCGTGGACCTGCTACAGACCACACTCTGCGCGCCCAAGTGCCCCGAGCAGCTCCAGCTTCTCTGCACTGCCATCCTGAGAGAGAGGTCACCCTCTGATGACCTGAACCTGTCCTGTGACCACGTCCAGAACAGCCGGCAGCTGAGCCTGGTGGCCTCTGTGCTCTTGGCCCAG GGTGACAAAAAGGAAGAGGTCAGAAGCGTGGGCCAGCGCGCCTTCAGAGTCCTTGAGAGCCGGCAGCCCGAGGGGCCCAGTCTGAGGCACCTGCTCCCGGTTGTGTCCAAGGTCACCCACCTGGCCCCGCACACCCTCCATGAAG ACCAGACCAACCTGCTCAGCAAGAGGCTGGTGGACTGGCTTCGCTATGCGAGCGTCCAGCAAGGGGTCCCACACACTTCCGGAGGCTTCTTCTCTGCACCCAGAGCCCGGCAG CCAGGCCCTGTCACCGAGGTAGATGGAGCGGTGGCCACAGATTTCTTCACTGTGCTGTCCACGGGCCAGCACTTCACAGAGGACCAGTGGCTGAATGTGCAGGCCTTCTCCATGCTCCGGGCATGGCTGCTACAcagcagcccccggggccccagcaGCCCCGACACAG ACGACAAGTCGGAGCTGGAGGGCTCCACCCTGTCTGTGCTGTCGGCCACCTCCACCGCCAGCCACCTGCTGCCACCCCAGGAGCGGCTGAGGGAGAAGGCCTTCGAGTACTGCCAGCGCCTCATCGAGCAGAGCACGCGGC GAGCCCTGCGGAAGGGGGACTCGGACCTGCAGAAAGCC TGCCTGGTGGAGGCTGTGCTGCTGCTGGACGTGCTCTGTCGGCAGGACCCGTCCTTCCTGTACCGCACACTGTCCTGCCTGAAGGCCCTGCACGCACGGCTGTGCGGGGACCCGGCCCGGGTGCGGGCGCTGCTGCCCATCGCGCAGTTCTTCCTGAACCATG GGGAGGCGGCCGCCGTGGACTCAGAAGCCATCCTCCAGCACCTGTTCACCAGGATACCCTGCGAGCTCTTCCACAGCCCCATGCTGGCTTTCGAGTTTGTCTGCTTCTGCAGGGACAGCCTTCCCGTGTTTGGCAGGAACCTTGACATTCTCAGACGGAGCTTCCCCAACCTCTTCAAG CTCCTGGCCTGGAACAGCCCAGCCCTCACCTCAGAGTTCGTGGCACTCTTGCCATCACTGGTGGACTCGGGCACGGCCGTGGAAATGCTCCACGCGCTGCTGGACCTGCCCTGTCTCACTGCGGCCTTGGACCTGCAGCTCAG GCTGTCACCAGCTGCAGCCGAAAGACCACTGTGGGATGTCTCCCTCAGGAACCCTAGCTGCCTGGAGGCCTCCCGGGACCCACAGTTCCAGGGTCTCCTCCAGCACCTGCTGCGTGCCACGGCCAGTGGAACCACGGAGAG GTTGGCGCCGCTCCACCAGCTGCTGCAGCCCCTGGCCAGCCTCACCCGGGTGGTGCAGTGCGCCGAGGCCGTGCCCACCCTGCTCCAGGCCTTCTTCTCAGCTGTGACCCAG TTTGCTGATGGGGCCTTGAGCAACCAGCTGGCActgctgctcctggagagaagcgACTCCCTTTACCAGGTCCCCCAGTATGAGGCCCATGTGCACAG GGTGCTGAGCTCACAGTTCCTGGTCCTGTGTGCGCGGCACCCATCACTGGTGGTCGAGCTGGCTAAGGAGCTGCTGGAGTTCGTGGGGAGTGTGAGCAGCGTCCACAGCAGAGAGACCATGCTCACGGCTGTG GTGTGGGCTGTCGGCGAGTATCTGTCCGTGTCCTGGGACCGTCGGTGTACTGTGGAGCAGATCAACCGATTCTTTGAGGCCCTTGAGGCCCTGCTCTTCGAAGTCACCCAGTCCCGCCCATCTGCCACCCTTCCCAAGTGCCCCCCACGGGTCATCACAGTGCTCATGACCACACTGACCAAGCTGGCCTCCCGGAGCCAAGACCTGATTCCCAG GGTCTCTCTGTTCCTGTCAAAGATGAGGAGCCTGGCCCAGAACCCAGCCCCGAGCTCCGACCGCTGTGGGGAGGACGCGGGGGCTGTCTGCACACGGGCCGCCGAGCTGCTTACCCTGCTGAAAATGCCCAGCGTGGCCCAGTTCGTGCTCACGCCCAGTGCTGAGGTGTCAGAGCCTCGCTACCACCGTGACACCAACACGgctctgcccctggccctgcgCACCGTCAGTCGCCTGGTGGAGAAGGAGGCAGGCCTCCTGCTGGGGTGA